One Triticum dicoccoides isolate Atlit2015 ecotype Zavitan chromosome 5B, WEW_v2.0, whole genome shotgun sequence genomic window carries:
- the LOC119309808 gene encoding peptidyl-prolyl cis-trans isomerase NIMA-interacting 4-like, producing MGKDGKGKEAKGKGKQAAGSSDDAGGAKGGKGKGKGGKGGDDLGTCTFVKARHVLCEKQGKINEAYKKLQEGWLDNGDKVPPAEFAKVAQEFSECPSGKKGGDLGWFPRGKMAGPFQEVAFNTPVGATSAPFKSTHGYHFILCEGRKN from the exons ATGGGGAAGGACGGGAAGGGGAAGGAGGCCAAGGGGAAGGGCAAGCAGGCGGCCGGCTCATCCGACGACGCCGGAGGCGCCAAGGGAGGCAAGGGCAAGGGGAAGGGCGGCAAGGGAGGCGACGACCTCGGCACCTGCACCTTCGTCAAAG CTAGGCACGTGTTGTGCGAGAAGCAGGGGAAGATCAATGAGGCGTACAAGAAGCTGCAGGAAGGCTGGTTGGACAACGGGGACAAGGTCCCTCCTGCTGAGTTTGCCAAG GTAGCCCAAGAATTCTCTGAATGcccgtcaggaaagaaaggtggggATCTTGGATGGTTCCCACGTGGTAAAATGGCTGGTCCTTTCCAGGAGGTTGCGTTTAACACACCTGTGGGAGCTACTAGTGCACCATTCAAGTCTAC GCATGGGTACCACTTCATCCTCTGTGAAGGCAGGAAGAACTGA